In a single window of the Streptomyces sp. HUAS ZL42 genome:
- a CDS encoding class I SAM-dependent methyltransferase has protein sequence MIDKVSRYLLAVSLRYDEAYGAETKYQSLLGDLCQRIPAGGTVLDLGCGSGAPVARTLAVAGYRVTGIDISGSASASARRHADCGTAAVVPGDARE, from the coding sequence ATGATCGACAAGGTGTCGAGATATTTGTTAGCCGTCTCCTTGCGTTACGACGAGGCGTACGGCGCCGAGACGAAGTACCAGTCACTGCTTGGCGACCTCTGCCAACGGATCCCGGCCGGTGGGACAGTGCTGGACCTGGGCTGCGGCAGCGGGGCGCCGGTCGCACGCACTCTGGCCGTCGCCGGCTACCGGGTCACCGGCATAGACATCAGCGGGTCGGCGTCGGCGTCGGCCCGGCGGCATGCTGATTGCGGTACTGCGGCGGTGGTCCCAGGGGATGCTCGTGAATGA
- a CDS encoding dihydrofolate reductase family protein, translated as MSELLVDFITSLDGHASGEGWPGFWGLEGPEYLAWLGKQPEATYLMGANTYRLMSGFAAGEVPNGQDEFRPEEEASVDELTQASKVVFSSSLEEPLTWANSTLVRDDAVEAVRAMKSSGSGLLSTIGSLSLCRSLLRAGLVDRFRVVMFPVITGATGEERIYDGYPDVALEMIEHRTFDGRIQLVEYKPRVLEHPPLGVPA; from the coding sequence ATGTCGGAGCTTCTCGTCGACTTCATCACCTCCCTCGACGGCCACGCATCGGGAGAGGGATGGCCCGGGTTCTGGGGCCTCGAGGGCCCGGAGTACCTCGCATGGCTCGGCAAGCAGCCCGAGGCCACCTACCTGATGGGAGCGAACACCTACCGCCTGATGTCGGGCTTCGCCGCAGGTGAGGTCCCGAATGGCCAAGACGAGTTCAGGCCCGAGGAAGAGGCGTCCGTCGACGAGCTCACGCAAGCGTCCAAGGTGGTGTTCTCCTCTTCACTCGAGGAGCCACTGACGTGGGCCAACTCCACGCTCGTCCGCGACGACGCCGTCGAGGCGGTCCGCGCCATGAAGTCGAGTGGCTCGGGGCTCCTCAGCACGATCGGCAGCCTGAGCCTGTGCCGGTCCTTGCTACGAGCTGGACTCGTCGACCGCTTCCGGGTCGTGATGTTCCCGGTGATCACCGGGGCCACGGGCGAAGAACGCATCTACGACGGCTATCCGGACGTTGCCCTCGAGATGATCGAGCACCGCACCTTCGACGGCCGCATCCAGCTGGTCGAGTACAAGCCCCGCGTGCTCGAGCACCCGCCGCTCGGCGTCCCCGCATGA